The Solibacillus sp. FSL W7-1436 genome window below encodes:
- a CDS encoding chitobiase/beta-hexosaminidase C-terminal domain-containing protein has product MKNSGFNFVSKIALSFLLVISMILPHFAVVKAETTDALSVGEAIIQFDPTLKKSGVTVEGYIVGFAKSETSYTVVANGDTNIAIADTPGETDVTKMLYIQLPVSFRSEFNLQTNPSNLGKRIVVTGSLEKYFGNHAGLKEPSFINFVENGSTEPTNPTDPSVIETTIAEAREAAGTEQTVQIQGTVTTKPGNWGGKAFYVQDESAGVYVYLSSSATVELSAGDIVKITGKTSVYSGEVQFNSPTVDLVSPGTVPSPQTLELPIEGDNKQGELVTLENVTIKELRSTDNYGTFEFKAVDAANNELVVRHDNRTGYAFSNFVEDGYNNNDVVTVTGIASIFNGTYQLKTLGAESFQLVSNYEPTQAATVKASPAAGEVFEGTKVTLSTDTTDATIYYTTDGSDPTTESTVYNASSNIVINEAMTIKAFATAEGLDDSEVATFAYTIKAAPTAISIDEARNKANGDEVTVSGIVTAKLETATAHIQDETGAAIAIYPADSLSANVGDFVTVQGKVDEYGGLKQLANITVVSSSKAVLPEPQIITSDGIAEDNESRLVTLKDVAITGSGQNFTGTDGAGTFAIYDKLRDSGLESGKTYGEITGIVGQYTNHQLLPIRIIEDTTKVQDIQASHSGFVTAGTEVTLSTITEGAKIYYTTDGSLPTTESTEYTGAITVNDDMTIKAIGVKDGLTGSALAIFVYEIINLDDATISVIQGAGHTSPYAGLQVNDVDGIVTFVIDGSNFIMQENTPFNGLKSTAIKVNKSSHGVAVGDTVEVTGTVTEAGGNTRLKDTQIAAVTVVKTGTDTVPEALVIGEDLNPPNKIIDNDSFASFDPQEDGIDFWESIEYMLVSFPDARVVGPMYSNDSPIVVPSTTNNTFNANGGLNIAADDYNPEKIMLEGVSAKNYESGDQFNEALIGFVENFSDGYRLNTNKVFPEVTKANIQQEVTHLEPVADKLNLASYNIENFSNNTDNTSDEKAAKIASTFVNNMKSPDIITLVEVQDNDGQTDSGNADASESYLRLINEIKLAGGPQYDWTDVTPINNTSGGAPGGNIRVGYLYNPERVSLVEGTNGTGDQANAWTEEGSLTLNPGYVNPSKFEDTRKPIAAEFEFQEERIVVIGAHLNSKGGDDSLWGLTQPPILGSEAERIKLAQVINDFIDEGLAKDPDINIVVAGDMNDFEFTPALEALKGDVLTNMVDKAPVEDRFSYYFQGNNQVLDHILVSNNLADVTEIDMIHINANFTEAQGRASDHDPVLVQIDLKSGKEETPEPIVPENEYNYKNYKTGKLIMNRTSISLTLGENTDIKNGIAVFSEYAEFHGTGFADKTVTISPKKGNAIIDFKGTKIEEIIIEGNHVKEIRNLPSDANITYTKGASPETIEFK; this is encoded by the coding sequence ATGAAAAATAGTGGATTCAATTTCGTTTCCAAAATCGCTTTATCATTTTTACTTGTAATTTCTATGATTCTGCCTCACTTTGCAGTTGTGAAAGCTGAGACAACAGATGCTCTTAGCGTTGGGGAAGCAATCATTCAGTTTGATCCGACTTTGAAAAAATCGGGTGTTACAGTCGAGGGATATATAGTAGGGTTTGCGAAAAGTGAAACCTCTTATACGGTAGTAGCGAATGGTGATACAAATATTGCAATAGCGGATACTCCGGGGGAAACCGATGTTACAAAAATGCTATATATCCAATTACCCGTCTCATTCAGATCCGAATTTAATTTGCAAACAAATCCAAGTAATCTTGGGAAAAGAATAGTAGTAACAGGTTCACTGGAAAAATACTTTGGAAATCATGCAGGATTAAAAGAACCATCATTCATCAATTTTGTTGAGAATGGCTCAACTGAACCAACTAATCCAACTGACCCTTCAGTAATCGAAACAACAATTGCTGAAGCACGTGAAGCTGCTGGAACGGAACAGACAGTTCAAATTCAGGGAACTGTTACGACAAAACCTGGCAACTGGGGAGGCAAAGCCTTCTATGTACAGGATGAATCTGCCGGAGTTTATGTTTACTTAAGTTCTTCGGCAACAGTTGAGTTATCAGCAGGGGATATCGTAAAAATCACAGGGAAAACAAGTGTTTACAGCGGGGAAGTACAGTTCAATTCACCGACAGTTGACCTAGTATCTCCAGGAACAGTACCGTCACCTCAAACATTGGAATTGCCGATTGAGGGCGACAATAAACAAGGTGAATTAGTAACACTTGAAAATGTAACAATTAAAGAGCTGAGATCGACTGATAATTATGGCACGTTCGAATTTAAAGCAGTGGATGCTGCAAACAATGAACTGGTAGTGCGCCATGATAATCGTACAGGCTATGCTTTTTCGAATTTTGTAGAGGATGGTTACAACAATAATGATGTTGTGACAGTAACAGGAATTGCATCAATTTTTAACGGAACATACCAGTTAAAAACACTAGGCGCGGAAAGCTTCCAATTAGTCTCAAACTACGAACCTACACAAGCAGCAACTGTCAAAGCTTCTCCTGCAGCCGGTGAAGTTTTTGAAGGAACAAAAGTAACACTGTCAACGGATACAACAGATGCAACGATTTATTACACAACGGATGGTTCTGATCCGACGACAGAAAGTACAGTTTATAATGCATCATCAAACATTGTAATTAATGAAGCAATGACGATCAAAGCATTCGCAACAGCAGAAGGTCTGGATGATAGTGAAGTGGCAACATTTGCCTACACGATCAAAGCCGCACCAACAGCGATTTCGATTGATGAAGCGCGCAATAAAGCAAACGGCGATGAAGTTACCGTTTCGGGTATTGTCACAGCAAAACTGGAAACAGCGACAGCGCATATCCAGGATGAAACAGGTGCAGCGATCGCCATTTACCCTGCGGACAGCCTTTCAGCAAATGTGGGTGACTTTGTTACCGTTCAAGGGAAAGTTGATGAATACGGCGGACTTAAACAACTGGCGAATATTACAGTTGTCAGTTCATCAAAAGCGGTGTTACCAGAGCCACAAATTATCACAAGTGACGGTATAGCAGAAGACAATGAGTCGCGATTAGTAACTTTGAAAGATGTAGCGATTACAGGTTCAGGCCAAAACTTTACGGGGACAGATGGAGCCGGTACATTTGCAATCTATGATAAGTTAAGAGATTCAGGCTTAGAAAGCGGCAAAACGTACGGGGAAATTACCGGTATTGTTGGTCAGTATACAAACCATCAGTTACTACCAATCCGTATTATTGAAGATACGACGAAAGTCCAGGATATCCAAGCTTCACATTCAGGTTTCGTAACTGCCGGCACGGAAGTAACGCTTTCTACAATTACAGAAGGTGCGAAAATTTATTACACAACGGATGGGTCACTGCCGACGACAGAAAGTACGGAATATACAGGTGCTATTACTGTCAATGACGATATGACGATTAAAGCAATCGGAGTTAAAGACGGCTTAACGGGCAGTGCACTTGCAATATTCGTTTATGAAATCATTAATCTGGACGATGCAACGATCAGCGTGATTCAAGGGGCAGGTCATACTTCTCCATATGCAGGGTTACAAGTGAACGATGTAGATGGAATTGTAACATTTGTAATTGATGGTTCAAACTTCATTATGCAGGAAAATACACCGTTCAATGGTTTGAAATCAACTGCGATTAAAGTGAACAAATCATCACATGGTGTAGCGGTAGGAGATACGGTGGAAGTAACAGGTACTGTAACGGAAGCAGGCGGAAATACGCGTTTAAAAGATACACAGATTGCAGCCGTAACAGTTGTAAAAACAGGTACAGATACTGTTCCTGAAGCACTTGTGATCGGTGAGGATTTAAACCCGCCGAACAAAATAATCGATAATGACAGTTTTGCAAGTTTTGACCCGCAGGAAGACGGAATCGATTTCTGGGAATCAATCGAATATATGCTTGTGTCATTCCCTGATGCAAGAGTAGTAGGACCGATGTATAGCAATGATTCACCAATCGTCGTTCCGAGTACAACAAATAATACGTTTAATGCCAATGGTGGTCTGAATATTGCTGCCGATGATTACAATCCTGAAAAGATAATGCTTGAAGGAGTATCAGCGAAAAACTATGAATCAGGCGATCAATTTAATGAGGCACTGATCGGATTTGTGGAAAACTTCTCTGACGGATACCGCCTGAATACGAATAAAGTATTCCCGGAAGTAACAAAAGCAAATATTCAGCAGGAAGTAACACATCTTGAACCAGTAGCGGACAAGCTGAATCTGGCATCTTATAATATCGAAAACTTCTCGAATAATACGGATAATACATCCGACGAAAAAGCAGCAAAAATCGCTTCAACGTTTGTGAATAATATGAAGTCACCTGATATTATTACATTGGTGGAAGTGCAGGATAATGATGGACAAACCGATTCAGGAAATGCCGATGCATCAGAAAGCTATTTGCGGTTAATTAATGAAATTAAATTAGCGGGTGGTCCTCAGTATGACTGGACTGATGTGACACCGATCAATAATACTAGCGGTGGCGCACCTGGCGGAAATATCCGTGTAGGTTACTTGTACAATCCGGAACGCGTTTCACTTGTTGAAGGAACAAATGGAACAGGCGATCAGGCGAATGCATGGACAGAAGAAGGCAGCCTTACACTGAACCCAGGTTATGTGAATCCTTCAAAGTTTGAAGATACACGTAAACCGATTGCGGCAGAATTTGAATTCCAGGAAGAACGCATTGTTGTTATTGGTGCACATTTAAATTCTAAAGGTGGAGATGATTCATTATGGGGTCTGACACAGCCACCGATTTTAGGATCTGAAGCTGAGCGTATTAAGCTTGCACAAGTAATCAACGACTTTATTGATGAAGGACTTGCAAAAGATCCGGACATCAACATTGTCGTAGCGGGTGATATGAATGACTTTGAATTCACACCGGCTCTTGAAGCATTAAAAGGTGACGTATTAACAAATATGGTGGACAAGGCACCTGTGGAAGACCGTTTCAGCTACTACTTCCAAGGGAACAACCAAGTGCTGGACCATATTTTAGTTTCAAACAATCTGGCAGATGTAACGGAAATTGATATGATTCATATTAATGCGAACTTTACTGAAGCGCAAGGCCGCGCATCTGACCACGATCCGGTATTAGTTCAGATTGATCTGAAGTCTGGTAAAGAAGAAACACCGGAGCCGATCGTGCCGGAAAATGAGTACAATTATAAAAACTATAAAACAGGTAAGCTGATCATGAACCGTACAAGTATTTCTCTTACACTAGGTGAAAATACAGATATTAAAAACGGTATTGCGGTATTCAGTGAGTATGCCGAATTCCACGGGACAGGGTTTGCTGATAAAACTGTAACGATCAGCCCTAAAAAAGGAAATGCGATTATTGATTTTAAAGGAACAAAAATCGAAGAAATCATTATTGAGGGTAATCATGTAAAAGAGATACGTAATCTGCCATCCGATGCGAATATTACGTATACAAAAGGAGCATCACCAGAAACAATCGAATTTAAATAA
- a CDS encoding S-layer homology domain-containing protein translates to MSKRQSSNYFKAITAMAVAASAVVVVAPTVSEASSFSDVKPSHQFYDAIQSLSERGIINGFQDGTFKPGQNLTRGQAAKIIAGVLQLDTKNVMNPNFKDIPVSHQYYGAIAALKQAGIIDGYEDGTFRQGANIQRNHVAKIIANALNLKAENVDSLPFTDVRTDYKEAIAALFENNVTTGKTATLFDGSSNVTRGQMAAFITRAEAVANQTPQPAQSIKFKVEDYTASGIVIDGSTYSFDSSISSIFKETNKTALTGAVITATVENGVLTKINNVTLSKSGTAESPVVFDSTATIGSLIINADYVSVKNISLTGNATVTSAVMSEVKFEDAKITGDLIIDNQVGSTASIDKNFANDGKAGPKIKMKNSRAGKVHVKRNDISIESDAEIPEITVAATVTLINIDGTFTKVTVESSTKLDVQGNANIGQLLLTTAVDLALKVKGSITTLTVNNATAQITVDVGLKINELSIPAGSSAAKIINNYNAIASQIATVIVGNVPSTPAPNPGTPDTDGGSDTPNPPVNGNKLDVKNLTELNEALKTAKKGETIKLLASITGDINLTTLVNLDFNGHTLNGNVTITDSAATGTYSLAPTGGAGTITGNLVINAPNVNINIDGITVEGETVIN, encoded by the coding sequence ATGAGTAAAAGGCAATCTTCGAATTATTTTAAAGCAATAACAGCAATGGCAGTTGCTGCATCAGCAGTTGTGGTAGTAGCACCTACTGTATCAGAAGCAAGCAGTTTTAGTGATGTGAAACCATCTCATCAATTTTACGATGCAATTCAAAGTTTAAGTGAACGAGGCATTATTAACGGTTTTCAAGATGGTACTTTTAAGCCGGGGCAAAATCTGACACGAGGACAAGCAGCAAAAATTATTGCGGGTGTTCTGCAGTTGGATACAAAGAATGTAATGAATCCTAATTTTAAAGATATTCCTGTCTCTCACCAGTATTATGGAGCGATTGCTGCCTTAAAACAGGCAGGAATTATCGATGGCTATGAAGATGGGACATTCCGCCAAGGGGCAAATATCCAGCGTAATCACGTAGCAAAAATTATTGCCAACGCATTAAATTTAAAAGCTGAAAATGTTGATTCCCTTCCTTTCACGGATGTGCGTACAGATTATAAGGAAGCAATAGCTGCTTTATTTGAAAATAATGTTACAACGGGTAAGACGGCTACATTATTTGATGGCTCTTCCAATGTAACACGTGGACAAATGGCTGCATTTATCACACGCGCGGAAGCAGTAGCAAACCAAACGCCACAACCAGCTCAAAGTATAAAATTTAAAGTTGAAGATTATACAGCATCAGGAATTGTTATTGATGGGTCTACTTATTCTTTCGATTCTTCTATATCTTCTATCTTTAAGGAGACAAATAAAACTGCTTTAACGGGTGCTGTAATTACAGCAACTGTTGAAAATGGAGTCTTGACTAAAATTAATAATGTAACATTAAGTAAATCCGGGACAGCTGAATCTCCTGTCGTGTTTGATTCAACGGCAACAATCGGTTCATTAATAATTAATGCTGATTATGTTTCGGTAAAAAATATATCCTTAACAGGTAATGCAACAGTTACTTCAGCTGTAATGTCAGAGGTGAAATTTGAAGATGCAAAAATTACAGGTGATTTAATTATTGATAATCAAGTCGGTTCAACCGCTTCAATCGACAAGAACTTTGCTAATGATGGAAAAGCAGGTCCAAAAATAAAAATGAAAAATTCGCGTGCTGGAAAAGTACATGTAAAGCGTAACGATATCTCGATTGAATCAGACGCAGAAATTCCTGAGATTACAGTAGCGGCAACGGTGACATTAATCAATATTGATGGTACTTTCACTAAGGTTACCGTAGAATCATCAACAAAACTTGATGTTCAAGGGAATGCCAACATTGGTCAATTATTATTAACAACCGCAGTGGATTTGGCTTTAAAAGTTAAAGGGTCTATTACGACGTTGACAGTCAATAATGCAACTGCCCAAATTACGGTAGATGTAGGATTAAAAATTAATGAATTGTCGATTCCGGCAGGATCATCTGCGGCAAAAATCATTAATAACTATAATGCAATTGCTTCACAAATAGCTACGGTTATTGTCGGGAATGTGCCAAGTACACCTGCACCAAATCCGGGAACACCGGACACGGATGGAGGAAGCGATACACCGAATCCTCCGGTGAATGGCAATAAGCTGGATGTAAAGAATTTAACAGAACTGAATGAAGCGTTAAAAACAGCCAAAAAAGGTGAAACAATCAAATTATTGGCTTCAATAACAGGTGACATTAATCTGACGACTCTTGTAAATCTTGATTTTAATGGTCATACGTTAAACGGGAATGTAACAATTACAGATTCTGCAGCTACAGGGACGTATTCATTGGCACCAACTGGTGGAGCAGGAACGATTACAGGCAACCTCGTAATTAATGCGCCTAATGTAAATATCAATATTGATGGAATAACAGTAGAAGGCGAAACAGTAATAAATTAA